Within the Polymorphobacter megasporae genome, the region TATTACGTCGAGGCGCTGACCGCCGAACTCGCCGACAAGGCGTGGGCGATGATCGAGGACATCGAGAAGATGGGCGGCATGACCGTCGCGGTGGCCAGCGGCTACCCCAAGCTCCAGATCGAGGAAGCCGCCGCCGCCGCCCAGTCGCGCGTCGATCGCGGCGAGACCGTCGTCGTCGGAGTCAACAAATATGCCCCCGCGACCGACGACGCGATCGACATCCTCGACGTCGATTCGGACAGCGTTCGCGAAGGCCAGATCGCGCTCCTCGCCCATGTCCGCGCGACCCGCGATCCCGTCCGTGCCGAGGCGGCGCTCGACGCGATCCGCGACGGCGCCGGCGGCGACGGCAACCTCCTCGCGCTCGCGGTCGAGGCGGCGCGGGCACGGTGTACGCTCGGCGAGATCAGCAGCGCGATGGAGGACGTCTTCGGGCGCCACGCCGCCGTCGTCCGCATGGTCAGCGGCGTCTATGGCGCGGCCTACGGCGGCGATCCCGGCTACCGCCGCGTCCAGGACGGGATCGCCGCCTTCGAACAGCGCAAGGGCCGCCGCCCGCGCGTGATGATCGCCAAGATGGGGCAGGACGGCCACGACCGCGGGGCGAAGGTCGTCGCCAGCGCCTTCGCCGACCTCGGCTTCGAAGTGACGATGGGCCCGTTGTTCCAGACCCCGACCGAAGCCGCCGCGCTCGCGGTCGCCGAGGATGTCGACATCGTCGGCGCATCGAGCCTCGCCGCCGGGCACAAGAGCCTGATCCCCGAACTCATCGCCGCGTTGAAAGGCGCCGGGCGTGGTGACATCCGCGTCATCGCCGGGGGTGTCATCCCGGCGCAGGACTACGACTTCCTCCGCGCCGCCGGCACCGCCGCGATCTTCGGCCCGGGGACGAACATCGTCGCGAGCGCGGCGGAGTTGTTGCGGCTGCTCGGGCATAACCTCCCGCCGGAAGGGTTGGACGAGGCGGCGGAGTAGATTGACAAAATACATCACTCGTTATAACTATTGTTTTAACGAGGAGACGGATCGTGATCCATACCAAGATCAGCGCCATCGGCAATTCCGCGGGTATCATCGTGCCCAAGGAAATGCTTGTTGAGCTCGGCTTGACCCGTGGTGATACCGTCGGGGTCGAGATCGACGGCGGCAGCCTCCGCGTGGTCAAGCTCGACGATGGCTACAACCGCGCGATCGAGGCGGGGCGCGAGTGCTTCGATCGGTATGCTTCGACGTTGGCAGAGCTGGCGAAGTGACCGCGCGGGACATCGTCCTGCCGCCGCTCCAAGCCATCCTCGATCTCCACCGCCAATCGATCGACCGCTTCGGCGGCAGTCACGGCGTGCGCGACATGGGCGGGGTCGAAGCTGCGTTGGCGCGAGCCGAGCAGATGATCGCTTATGGCGGCGATAATGTTGGGGTCACTCAGGTCGCTGCCGCCGTCGGCTTCAGCCTGACCAAGAACCGCCACCCGTTCGTCGATGGCAACAAGCGCGCGGGCTGGTTCGCGATGTTTGTTACCCTCCGCCTCAATGGCTGGTATCTTGATGCGCGCGAAAGCGACGCGACGGCGATCGTCCTCGGCGTTGCCGATGGATCGGTCGACGAGGCGGCGCTGATCGCGTTTCTCGAGGCCAATAGCCGTGAGGTTGCCCGATGACCGTCACCCAAGTCCTCCACGGCAATACCCGCGATCTCGGCGGGTTCAGTGTCAGCCGCGTCCTGCCGCAGGCGGCTTTGCGCAACGTCGGGCCGTTCGTCTTCTTCGACCATCTCGGGCCGGCGGTGTTCGCGCCGGGAACCGGGATGGACGTCCGGCCGCACCCGCATATCGGACTGGCGACGGTGACCTATCTGTTCGACGGTGCGATCGGCCACCGCGACAGCCTTGGCACCGTCGTCGACGTCGAGCCCGGCGCGGTCAACTGGATGACCGCCGGGCGCGGCATCACCCATAGCGAGCGCACCCCCGCCGCCGCCCGCGCCAACGGCCAGCGGATGCACGGCATCCAGTCGTGGGTCGCCCTGCCGCACGACCATGCCGAGGACGCGCCCG harbors:
- a CDS encoding type II toxin-antitoxin system death-on-curing family toxin, with the protein product MTARDIVLPPLQAILDLHRQSIDRFGGSHGVRDMGGVEAALARAEQMIAYGGDNVGVTQVAAAVGFSLTKNRHPFVDGNKRAGWFAMFVTLRLNGWYLDARESDATAIVLGVADGSVDEAALIAFLEANSREVAR
- a CDS encoding AbrB/MazE/SpoVT family DNA-binding domain-containing protein, whose translation is MIHTKISAIGNSAGIIVPKEMLVELGLTRGDTVGVEIDGGSLRVVKLDDGYNRAIEAGRECFDRYASTLAELAK